From Topomyia yanbarensis strain Yona2022 chromosome 1, ASM3024719v1, whole genome shotgun sequence, one genomic window encodes:
- the LOC131677547 gene encoding putative nuclease HARBI1 gives MSSIEAWFSDCEEEKASDLAIRRRRIRDASNPLDLPDETFVQYFRVSKDLFLYLLNILEAKINPPVGSQAILPIFKLSVALRFFAEGGYQRGAGNDLFVGMAQPTVSKGLSEVLDIFEAVVCPQVIKFPSGDSEKSSIKHAFFQKTGFPGVIGCIDGTHIKIVAPSKDKHLFYNRKGFYSINVMLVCDHTLMIRYVDANHPGSSHDSFVFNASSLSSYLNTRYERGERNTWLLGDAGYPLKPFLITPYRTGANDEIEKLRFNEKHSRTRITVERSIGVLKATFRCTLGARELHYGPEKASQIVNVVCALHNLRIKFNINLDEAVDIETDNSSEIPSTYNDDDRNANRIRDDLLNSFM, from the exons ATGAGTTCCATCGAAGCTTGGTTTAGCGATTGCGAAGAAGAGAAGGCTAGTGATTTAGCTATTCGAAGAAGAAGGATTCGCGATGCATCCAATCCATTGGATTTGCCAGATGAAAC CTTTGTACAGTACTTCCGTGTGTCCAAAGACCTATTTTTGTACCTGCTAAACATATTGGAAGCTAAGATCAATCCACCAGTTGGGTCACAAGCCATTCTACCAATTTTTAAACTATCCGTTGCCCttagattttttgcagaagGGGGATATCAGAGAGGAGCTGGCAACGATTTGTTTGTTGGAATGGCGCAACCAACCGTTTCAAAGGGGCTAAGTGAGGTGCTGgatatatttgaagcagttgttTGTCCACAAGTCATCAAATTTCCATCAGGAGATAGCGAGAAGAGCAGTATAAAACATGCATTCTTCCAAAAAACTGGGTTTCCCGGTGTGATTGGGTGCATTGACGGCACCCATATCAAAATTGTAGCACCTTCAAAGGACAAACACCTGTTTTATAACAGGAAAGGATTCTATAGCATTAATGTGATGTTG gtaTGCGATCATACATTAATGATTCGCTACGTTGATGCTAATCATCCAGGGTCATCTCACGATTCGTTTGTGTTTAATGCCAGTTCGTTAAGTAGTTACCTAAACACTAGATACGAACGGGGTGAAAGAAATACCTGGTTGCTAG gTGATGCGGGGTACCCTCTTAAACCATTTCTGATAACACCATATCGGACCGGAGCAAacgatgaaattgaaaaacttagATTCAACGAAAAACACTCTCGGACTCGGATTACTGTAGAGAGATCCATCGGTGTTTTAAAGGCAACTTTTAGATGCACATTGGGTGCACGAGAGCTGCACTATGGACCAGAAAAAGCTTCTCAGATTGTAAATGTTGTATGTGCATTACACAACTTACGAATCAAGTTTAATATTAACTTGGACGAGGCAGTTGACATTGAAACAGATAACTCATCAGAGATCCCATCTACTTACAATGATGATGATAGAAACGCTAACCGAATTAGAGATGACCTACTGAACTCATTTATGTAA